The genomic window TTAGAAACGCCTTGCAAGCTAGGGCCTACTCGCCCATCGGCTTCTAAACCATGACAGCCAGCACAATTGATTTGAAAGATAGCGTGACCTTGTATTTGGTCTCCTGGCAACGCCATAACACTCTTGACGTATGGGTCAGAGGCTTGAACCATCTGAACACCAAAAATGCCCAAAAAGACTGCTAGCAGTATCGCCAGAGCCAGTAAAGCGCACTGCTGAATCAGAGTTTCCGGTTTGGTAATCTGGTTATCCAAAAGTTGTGCTGTGAAAGTCTAGTTGTTTTCAAAAATTTTCATTTCCTACACATAGCTTAAAAGTTCTTGATGCTGACTGCAAGCATATCTGGGACTTTTATCGTAACTAGCCATTGTCTAAAATCTTGATAGAAAGCGGGATTCATCCCCAATTTGGTAAAATCATAAACAGGAAATGAATGTTGAAAATCGTAAACAGGAGACTTAAAGTGGTTGAACCCCTGCTTTCAGGTATTGTTCTTGGTTTGATTGTAGTTACCCTCGCTGGGTTGTTTTACGCTGCCTACAAGCAATACAAACGACCCAATGAGTTGGGTGGTTGAGTTAGTGCCGTTAGCGTAACCCTTGCTGTAAAGCCCTGCGGGCATGGCTGCGCTTAGAGCGGTAGCGCGGCGTTTAGCCGGTGCTAAGTGCTGAGTGGGTGATAAGGTGGATGAGGAAGCAAGGGGAGTAGCTAAAATAATTAATCTTCTACCTTGCGGTTACTCCTAGGGAGAACGCAGAAAGTGACCGTTATCGGATCTCAATCCCCCTCATCCTCCTTATCTATAAATTTGTCTAAACTGTGTGCATCTGAAATTAACACGCCAATTGCTGGAAGTTGGCTTGACTATTTGCCTAAACTAAATCTGACCGCTAAAGGCAGGCGTTACTTTGCGGTCAATCCGTTCCCCCAGGTCTTCAGCAATAGTTAAATTATCTGGCTTGCATCGCTTGACGTTTACCAGTATCCCTTGCGCTCCTTCTGCTTCTAAATCTTCTACGTAGCCTTTGGTTTCTACCTTGGCATCAGTGGAATTGAGAAAAGGCCCGAAGTAATAAGTACAACGGGGATTTTGAGTCTCAATTTCTACCCACCAAGCCAAGCCAAGGGTATTATACGTATTAATTGCAGTTTCCTTCAGGTTATGCCAAATTGTTGTCATGGTTGCTGCCAATTTATCAAAGTGGTACTGAATATTAAATGTTTGGTGTTGTCGTTTGTTCTATTTACATTTCTTTATACTCTTTTACTGATAATTTTCAAAGAGGTTTTGGTAATTTATCTAGGTATAAAGTATTTACAGCACGTTGACGAAAAATCTCGTACAGTGCCATACCTGATGCTACAGAGGCGTTTAGGCTGGGGGTCTTACCCAGCAGGGGAATTGATACCAATACATCACAGGATCGTTGTGTCAACATACTAAGACCTTCGCCTTCCGAACCTACGACTAAAACGATAGGGCCACGGAAGCTGACAGCATGGAGGGGTTCGCTACCATCGGCCGCAGTACCATAAATCCAAAAACCAGCTGCTTTCAATTCTTCTAAAGCACGACTGAGGTTAATTACTCTAGCTACAGGAAAGTTTTCTAAAGCACCGGCTGCGACTTTTACTACTGTAGAGGTAATCCCTGATGCTCTTCTTTGAGGGATAATGAGACCTTGAGAGCCGATAGCCTCAGCAGTACGAATAATTGCACCCAGGTTATGGGGATCGGTGATGCCGTCAGCTACTACAATAACGGGATCAGTGACTGACTTAGCCTGCTCTATCAATTCGTGTAATTCAATGTATGAATAGGGAGCTATTTGTGCAGCGATTCCTTGGTGGTTGGCTTGGTCTGTGATTTGATCTAGCCGCTTGGGTTCTACTTCGTCAATGACTGTGCCGTTTTCTTTGGCTTTGAGAATTAGATTATGAAATCGGGGATCGTAACGCAGACGAGAAGTAACCCAAATGCGGTTGAGTTCCCGTTGATTTTGTAAGGCACTTAAGACTGGATGACGACCATAGATCATGTCGTTATCGCTATCTCTTTCTCTTTCTTCTATTGGTTTGGGAGATACCGATGGAGGAGTAAAGATACGGCGTGGATGTGGCTGATTGTCTCCTTGTCTGGGACTGCGACTCGTCGAGCTAGTTACAACACGCTTGCCTTTAAGTTTGAGGACTGGCCCGCGATTAGGTTCGGTAGCAGTTTTGATTTTTTTAGGTTTATTGTTCATAGGAGTTTTGGGTACAACGCATGAATAAACATACCGATTCCTGAACTCACTGAACCATTACGTACTGATTTTCCAATCATGGAGATTAAACCGTTTATTTCTCTAGATGGATTTTTTGCAATAGTTCGGTTAAGCGTGGCAAATCGGTGAGATACAAGTAGCCAATTAAAGTTTCTAGACTAGTTGCTTGTTGATATATTTCGGGATTAACCCGTTTAGGTCGTCCTGTGGCGGCGTTACGGCCTCGCCGGACAATTTCTAATTCGGATGTTGTCAAGTAAGGAGTTAGCGATCGCAAATGTAGCGCCTGTGTTTCTGCTCTTACCTGTGCTACTACCATTTTATGATAAGCTTCTGGCCTTTGTAGTGGTAGCAGGTAATACATTCTAGCATAAAGCTCGTAGATTGCATCCCCCAAATACGCTAAAGCTGAGGGGGAAATTTGCCGTATTTGCCCCTGGGAAATCTGTGGTGTGAATTGCGCTGTATTTGCTAAGAGCGATTGATGCCAAGATGTATCCGTCAGGGGATCTTCATCTTTGCTATCTAACAACTCTTCCTCCTTTGACTTCACAAATTAACTATTCCTTATCGGGCTAGATTATGATACATATCTGCAAAAATTAGCTTTATTTGCCCACAACTCTGCTGTGTGTATATACCCAACATAATCAACACTATCAGAATTATTTACTAATTTTATCTTTTTTGATGGTGATTTTGTATTAATTGGGGACTGGGGACTGGGGACTGGGGACTGGGGATTGGGCAAAATCAATTCCAATTTTAATAATGCTTTCCGTCTCCTGGCTTATTCTAAGTATAAATATTTGTATCAATATTCTTAAGGTAATAAATCCACTCATAGCAATTTTCGATAGAGAGAAGCAAATTTAAATTTTCTTATCTGTAACCTGTAACCTGTTCCCTGTCACCTAATTTGGTGGCTTTTCCCTCTCCCACTGGGAGAGGTTATTGCCAGCCTGTCTGTGAAATTAAGCTATTCCATACATTATTCGGAATAGCTTAATTGCTGGATTCGGTCAAGCGATCAAGACTGCTTGATGTTGTCTAGAGCTGCTTCAACAGAGGTTTGCAGCGAGAGAAACTTCTCTAAGCGCACAAGCTTGACCGTTTGAGTTACACGGGCATTGGTGACGATTTGCAAAGTTCCTTCGGCGGTTTGAGCTTGCTTGGCTAGCTGTACCAAAGCACCCAACCCAGAACTATCAACAAAGTCAATTTGCGAAAGATCCAGAATAATGTGCTTTGGTCCTTCTTCAATTTTGTTGCCAAGAACCTTGCGAAATGTCGGTTCAGAAAAGGCATCTAACAACCCTGTGAGGCGGAATAGCTGATAATTATCCCGTGCTTCACGAGTGCCTCTCAGGCTGACGGTTAGATTTAGTGGTTCAGCAATAATTCCCTCCTCATGGTTAAACTAAACGCTCAAGTATAGATGTTTTTAGGCTTATTGTCTACAGGTCTTTGGAGTAATGAGTAATGAGTAATGAGTGCTGAGTGCTGAGTGCTGAGTAAGATTACCCGCTTGCAACTCTTGACTCGGAACTCGGAACTCGGAACTCCGAACTAACTTTTTACCCAGTCTTTTTTTAACTCACTTCGGCTGTAGTTGTTTGACTTGCTGTTTGCATGGCTTGGACAAACTGCTCAAACAAGTAATCAGCGTCGTGGGGGCCTGGACTGGCTTCTGGGTGGTACTGCACTGAGAAAATGGGTAGGGATTTGTGCCTTAATCCAGCAACGGTGCGATCGTTTAAGTTGAGGTGACTAATTTCCACAACTGCTTCAGGTAAAGAATCTGGGTTGATCGCAAAGCTGTGGTTTTGGCTGGTAATTTCTATTCTTTGTGTTAATCCCGCAGGCTGATTTAAACCCCGATGCCCAAATTTTAGCTTAAAGGTTTCTGCTCCCAAGGCATGACCAAGAATTTGGTGTCCCATACAAATGCCAAAAATGGGTTTTTGACTTTCGAGCAGGGTTTTAGCCGTAGCAATCCCTTCTGAGACTGCTGACGGATCACCTGGCCCGTTGGAGAGGAAGATACCATCAGGATTGTATTTGAGAATTTCTGCTGCTGGTGTATCGGCAGGTACAACAATTACCCGACAACCATAACTAGCTAAACGGCGTAAGATATTGCGTTTTACGCCAAAGTCTAGGGCGACAACCGTCAAGGATTCCTGGTTATTGACAGCAGTTTCTGGCTTGAATTCCCACGCGGGGATTGTGGGATCTGACCACTCGTATACTTGGGTTGTGGTGACTTCCCGAACTAGATTTAAGCCTGCCATGTTAGGAGCTGCCTGTACCTGCTCTAACAACTCTGCTTCATCCAAAATTTCTGTAGAGATACCACCGTTCATTGCTCCATACATCCGAATTTTGCGGGTGAGAGCGCGGGTATCTATGCCGTAGATACCTGGAATGTGGTGTTGTTGGAGGTAGTCAGGGAGGGATTGTGTCGATCGCCAATTACTTGGTTTATAACAAATATTGCGGGCGATCGCACCTCGTACTTGTGGTTTGTCCGATTCTTCGTCTTCGGGATTAACGCCAGTATTCCCCAACTCAGGATAGGTGAATATGACAATTTGACCGCAGTAACTGGGATCAGTCAAGACTTCTTGATATCCAGTCATGCCAGTGTTAAACACGACTTCTCCAATGGTGGTTGCCGTCGCACCAAAAGACCAGCCACGGTAAGCAGTTCCATCTGCTAAGACAAGTAGAGCAGGTATTGCGTCAGACAGGTGCATAAGCGGTAAATGGGTTTGGGGATTGGGGATTGGGGACTGGGGATTGGGGATTGGGGATTGGGAACTGGGGATTGGGGATTGGGGATTTCCTGGTCTGTGTCCCTTTGCTCACGTCTGAATGTCTTGTTAACAGTGAGCAGTCTTTAGTCCCCAATTTGGTTAATACTGCGACTGTTAATTATCCCATGAGTTGGCGAATTGAATGTCACCAAAGAAATTAATTAAAAATTAAAATGAAGGAATAATTCTGAAATTCTGGGTTTTAAATTCTTCAATAGGAAATTAAATCTACAATGGGAGTTGGTGGCAGGAGTCCTGGGACAGTTAAAATCGAAATTAATTATGCTTCAGCCCTTTTTTTCTCGTGCAACCCTAATTGTTCTCTCTGGTGCGATCGCAGTTGGGAGTGTTGGTTGTAGTGCAGGTAAGCCGAAGACGGGTATTCTGCGGAATCAACAGTCTGTAGTGACTGATGATTTAGCCGTAGTACAATCTTCAAATAAAACTACGCCAGCACCCAATATCCCAGCATCAACAGACCTGCCATCATCGGTATTAGAACCTAGTTCTTTTGAATTGGGATTAGATAAGGCGGCAGGTGCGACAAGTATCAGTCAATCGGCTCAATCACCAGATGATTGGTATTTGGTGGCGAGTCAGTATCATGATGCGATCGCTTTGATGCAGAAAGTGGAACGGCAAAGCTCAGAGTTTGCGATCGCGCAAACGAAAATTTCTGAGTACGAAGGACACATGAAATATGCTATCCGGCAAGCTAATACTGTGGCTCGTCCATCATCTAAGTCGGTAGCGGTAGCATCTCAAAAGGGAAAGGTGGCTATTTCTCGTCCGGCTTCACCCCCATCTGAGACTTCCGCATCATCCAGATTTACCATTCCTGTTCCTCCCCCTGAAACTACAGAACTACCACCTGAAACCAGCACTTTTCCCTTATCAGCCGCTATTTCTCCAGAAAAAGTATATTCTGCCCCAATTAAACGCCGGGTTGGGGGTACGCCTGTAGTGAGTGTGACTTTTAATGGTCAACAGCAATTTGACATGATTGTTGATACAGGCGCAAGTGGAACTGTGATTACCCAAGAAATGGCGCGTGCTTTGGGAGTTGTGGTGGTGGGGAAAGCTAAAGCTAACACCGCTAGTTCTAAGGCTGTGGAATTTGCGATTGGTTATCTGGATTCGATGACCTTGGGGGGTGTGAGAGTGAATCGAGTTCCTGTAGCGATCGCTGGGACAGAACTGGAAACGGGTTTACTGGGACATGACTTTTTTGGTAACTATGATGTCACCATTAAACGCAACGTGGTAGAGTTCCGCCCTCAATCGCACTCAGATGCTAACTCTGTAGGAATTCAACTAACTGTTCCAACTTTGTCCACGCAGTACCAGTCTGTAGGATCTCCTTAGCCACTGTCACACCTTGGGCATGATCCAACAATGGGATCGCACCGGCTACTTGTAGTGCCAAGGAAGCATTCAGGGCTACAGCGTCTTGTTGTGCTTGAGTTCCTTTCCCTTGTAGCACTGCTTTTAAAATCACGGCGTTTTCTTGGACATCGCCACCTTTGAGGGCTGTAATTGGTGCTGGTGTGACACCTACCTCTTGGGGATTGACTGTAGTTAACTTGACTTCACCACCAGATAACACAGCCAAATCTGTTAAATCACCTAACCCAGCCTCATCAAGTTTTTCTCGTCCGTGGAGGACAATCGCCTTTTCTTTCCCCAAATTGTGTAAAGCTTGGGCAACAGTTTCTAGAAGTGTGGGTGTAAATAACCCTACCACTTGCCCAGTTGGACGCAGAGGGTTTACCAAAGGGCCAAGCAAATTAAACACTGTGCGGATTCTTAAAGTCCGGCGTAATTGTGCCACTGCTTTGAGTGCGGGATGCCAACCAGGGGCAAACAAGAAAGTAATCCCGACTTCTGGGAGTGCAGCTTGGACTTTTTCACTATCAGCAGCTAAATTGACCCCTAACGCTTCTAAGACATCGGCACTACCTGTCAAACTTGATGCAGAACGATTACCATGCTTGGCGACAGGTACACCATAAGCAGCCACCACAAAAGCCACGGCTGTAGAAATATTGAAAGTGGAAGAACCATCCCCACCAGTGCCACAAGTATCAATGATAGTGCTGAGTGTGGGGGAAGTTTTCCCAGTCCCCAGTCCCCAATCCCCAGTCCCCATCTTCGATTGAGATTGTAAGACTTCCGCCATTCCGGTGAGTTCCTCGGCGGACACGCCTTTAAAGTTGAGTGCTGTTAAGATTGCGCCGGATAATTCTGGGGGAACTGCTTCAGTCAGCCAACCTTGCATTAGTTCAGCAGCTTGGGCGCGACTGAGGGATTGACCATCGATTAACTGTTGCAGGATTAGATAGGGTTCGGTGGAGGCGATGGGCTGCGCCCCACCGGAGGTGATCGCAGAAGCAGAAGTTGTCATACTAAATTGATAACTGTTAGGGATAATTACATTAATTGTGTATGGCAGTTATCCTACCGAAAATTTGGACTTTTTAATTAAATAAAATTACTGTGGTGGCGTGACCCGAATAAAATGATGCTACAAATATGATTCTGGTTTACTTTTGCAGTAATCTATAAATTATGCCTCCAATAATGGTAGCAATCGGTAATGTTAAAATCCATGCCATAAAAATCTTCAAAAAAACAATTTTGTCGTTTTTTTTAGTTATTAATCCCACGCCAAAAATTGAACTAACAGTAACATGAGTTGTAGAGATAGGCAGACCAAAATAACTAGCTGCAATGACTAAACTACTTGTAATGATGTTTGCTGATAAACCCTGAATATGATTCATAGGTGTGATTTTCATGCTCATAGTTTCAGCAACTTTTTGAGAGCTAATTAATCCACCTAATGCCATAGCCATTGCAATGGTAATCATTGAACCTTGCCTAGAAAAATATTCAATTACCATCACAAGAGAAACAAGTTTTGGTGTATCATTAAAGCCTTTCGTAAAACAGATCATTCCAGCACTAATATAGTGGGCAATCTTAATGAAACGTTGGTTTACGGGGAAAGAAAACTTTGGCTTGATATATTCAATTAAGCTGTAAATTCCTGCTCCTAAAACAATAGCAATAATAGGACTGACAAATAAGGGTAAAACAAAGTAACTTAAAAGAACTGCAAAATTAGCTTTAAGTCCGACCGCTACTAATGCTCCGCCAAGAATAGCACCTGTTAAACTATGGGAAGTCGAAATAGGTAAGCCCAAAATAGTAGCAATTAATACCGTTAAACCAGTGGCGATCGCTACTGCTATATGAAAGTTAGGGGAATTAGCGATCGCATCTTTGACAATACCCTGACCGGAAAACGTTTTAACTAACTCATTAGCAAATATAGTAGATGTTAAAGCACCTGCAAAAGTTGTGAAACTTGCCCATAAGATTGCTGTTTGGTAGCTAGCTATACGACTACCAAAAAGTGTAGCCACACCTTTAAAATTGTCATTAGCTCCTTTAACATAAGCCAGAAATAGCGTAGCAATAAATATACTTACTAACCACATTTTAAAGATGATAAATTAACAACAAACACCACCACTATAATGCCAGGTTGAATCAGTAATCATTATTTCGGATGGTTTTAAAACTCCTAGTTTAGCAGCAGTTTTATCACAAACTACTGCCGGAATGCCACGTTTCAATAAATGATATGAGGTTTGGATAATTAGTTGTCTCTTACCTTGCACATTTTATAACCTTTATACAGTCAGAGTTTGAGCAATATCATAAAAATATGCTTCTGGCATATTGTGCTAGTAAGCTGTTGGACATTTAACTTGCATAACTAGGGCGGGTAATATGCGCCAAATCAGTCGGCTCTCCTGACGGAGACGCTACGCCAACAAGTCGGGAAACCAGCCCAAGTTAATGCTTAGGCTGCATCTCGTAGGGAAGTTTGCCGACCCAGGCTTTAGCACTCAAAACTCTGAGGCTTTCTACGTAAATAAGCGTTAACTTTAGTTAATAGTTCTTCTATATTGAAGGGTTTGATTACATAATCATTAACAGTAGTATCTAACACTGAGATGCGATCGCTCACCTCATCTTTATTGATTAGCAAAATTATCGGCACTTGCTTATCCATACTTCGCAAGCGGCGACAAAATTCTAATCCTGAGCTTCCTGGCAGTGTATCATCTAAGATAATCAAATCTAGCTGTAACGCCCGTGTTGCCATAATTGCAGTCAATCCATCGTAGGCGACGCTTACTTGATAACCTTCATAGTTCAGTTCTAACTCCATAAATCGAGCTAGCTTGACTTCATCTTCAACCAGCAAGATGTTCGTCATGATCAGGCAAAAGTAAAAAGGTAAGGTAAAAATTAATAGATAACCTATAATATGAGCTGTTGTCTGCACATAGTATTTTTACTGCTACTGTGCTTTGCTAGCTGATGACATGGGTATCTAAATAGTTCTCCGTTAGCTTAGTATACTTTTGCGTAACTAACAAGAGTAAACCTGTAATTACCGATTATAAATTGCTGCTGGTTGGACTAATTGTTATCATTTAGCAATAAGCTGTTATATCTTCACCACATTCATCAGCTAGATAACAAAGTGCCTTGAAGCGTAAACCTACTACTTGTTCGTAGAAAGGATTTAATTTACACATTGGCGGAATGTGGAATAGTTGACGACCAAACAGCTTAATATCTCTTTCAAATGGACATTGAGCAGGAATAACTCTACATAACAGATGAGCTAGTTTATGGTTATGAATTTCGATTCCTTCTAACCATCTGCGAATAGGATTAAGTAGGTCGTTGTGGGAGTGAAGTTGAGTAAAGCTTGTCATAATCCATTGCCTTAATTATTATCACTTGTTTTGTGTATTTAACCTTCTATACATAAATACAGTTAGGCTATGTCTTTTTATGCAGTTCTCAATAGAGACAGATATCATCTTTGGGAACAGTCTTAACTACATATGCAGGTGTTGCTATTTCAGAAGATTGTCCAAACAGCATCACATATCTGTTGTGCTAAACGCTAGTCTAGATAAGGCTGGCTCTTGTTGTGATTCAATTTTTTGGAGGCGCAGCTCAAAACTCATCACTGGAAGCATCTAGCTGAAAGCAGCTGCGAAAACAAATGACTAACGACTTTCTCAAGAACAAAAAGTTTATTTTTGACCGATGGGCTTCTAGCTATGACTGGCTTTTACCTTCAGTGTTTTATCAGGCTGTCCATAAACGGCTGTTAGAATATGTCGATTTACCAGAGCGAGCAAATGTACTTGATTTAGGCTGCGGTACTGGCCGCCTACTAGAACGTCTAGCTACTGATTTTCCCCATTTGCAGGGTACTGGTTTAGATTTATCGTCTAAGATGTTGCAAGTTGCACGACTGAGTAACCGCCACCATCCCAGGTTAATTTTCATTGAAGGTAAAGCCGAGGCTCTACCTTTTGGTGATGGTCAATTTGATGCTGTATTCAACAGCATTAGTTTCTTGCACTATCAAGAACCAAAACAGGTTTTGCAGGAAGTAGCGCGGGTGTTGACTCCTGGTGGACGTTTTTATTTAGTTGATATCACTACGAAAAAAGAGAAAGAACCACAAACATTGTCAATTTCCCATCAGGGAATTAAATTCTACAGTCCCCAGCAACGGGAAATTCTTGGTGCTGTTGCTGGTTTGTCGTGTTTGCATCATCACTATTTATTAGGGCCTGTTTTGCTGACAGTATTTGCTAAATAGTGCTGAGTTGCGCGTGTTGAGTGTTAAATTATCAATTTCTACTCAGCATTGATTTATGTTAATAGTGCATAAAGACTACAGGAACTCTCAGGATTTTTCTGGCTAGATGAGAGAATTTGAACTTGTGCTGGAGAGATTTTGGTAAGTTTTCAAAGTCGATTTGCATAAAACCAAAGCGTTTGTAAAATTGTGCTAGCCTTTCACCTAAACATTCGAGATATAAAGGTTCTGTGGCTTGAGTGATGAGATGTTGTATGAGCAAAGTTGCTAAACCGTGACCTCTCCAATTTGGTGTAACGACTAAACTACCAAGTTCTTGGGCTTGTGCAAAGTTACGTAGTTGTCCACAGGCTATAACATCCCCTTGGGATTCAATCACCCAAAACTGCTGCCAACGTAATTGGGTAGGGTAAGTATAGCTGAAAAAACTAACCATTGCAGCGATCGCATATCCCTAGATGTCGCTTTACGCAGTGTACATCCAGGTGGTAATGATAAATTACTCTGCTTCATAAATTAATTGAAGATAGTAGTGGAAGTCGTTTTTATTGATAAAGCTGTGATTTTTTGCATTTTTGCAAGTATACATAAATAAGATTAAACAATACTTCCGATAGATTTATAAATTAGCCATAACTACATTTTAGATAGATACATTTACCATCCGTATATATTTAAAATGATGTCTGAACTAAATGCAGGTGTATAGTTATGTCTGAAGAAAAAAAACAAAAACAAAAATCTAAAAATCAAGAAACTACTCCCTCGGCTGCTGGTGGATACCAAACTCCACTGCAAGAGGATATCCGCAAAACTGGTGATGCTTCTCAATCTGATGCTAGAGATTCGGCTAAACCTGAAGCCCCAGGAGAAGATGACGTAGCTGGTAGCCCCAATCAAGGGACTGAATCGCGTTAATTTGGCAGTAATCTAACGTAAAAGCGTTTAATTGGCTTTTTTCTAGTTAATCCAACTCAATAAAAAATGAGTAGATATGTGTTGTTTACCTCTACACTTCTACTCATTATTTATTTAGCCAATCTTTTTTATGTTCTATAAAATTATCTTCTTGCTCAGGACTGAGCAAAAGGAATTTTACTTT from Nostoc sp. UHCC 0870 includes these protein-coding regions:
- a CDS encoding c-type cytochrome codes for the protein MDNQITKPETLIQQCALLALAILLAVFLGIFGVQMVQASDPYVKSVMALPGDQIQGHAIFQINCAGCHGLEADGRVGPSLQGVSKHKSKYGLIHQVISGQTPPMPKFQPNTQEMADLLSYLESL
- the petG gene encoding cytochrome b6-f complex subunit V, with product MVEPLLSGIVLGLIVVTLAGLFYAAYKQYKRPNELGG
- a CDS encoding DUF1816 domain-containing protein, encoding MTTIWHNLKETAINTYNTLGLAWWVEIETQNPRCTYYFGPFLNSTDAKVETKGYVEDLEAEGAQGILVNVKRCKPDNLTIAEDLGERIDRKVTPAFSGQI
- the rlmB gene encoding 23S rRNA (guanosine(2251)-2'-O)-methyltransferase RlmB; its protein translation is MNNKPKKIKTATEPNRGPVLKLKGKRVVTSSTSRSPRQGDNQPHPRRIFTPPSVSPKPIEERERDSDNDMIYGRHPVLSALQNQRELNRIWVTSRLRYDPRFHNLILKAKENGTVIDEVEPKRLDQITDQANHQGIAAQIAPYSYIELHELIEQAKSVTDPVIVVADGITDPHNLGAIIRTAEAIGSQGLIIPQRRASGITSTVVKVAAGALENFPVARVINLSRALEELKAAGFWIYGTAADGSEPLHAVSFRGPIVLVVGSEGEGLSMLTQRSCDVLVSIPLLGKTPSLNASVASGMALYEIFRQRAVNTLYLDKLPKPL
- a CDS encoding Mini-ribonuclease 3 produces the protein MKSKEEELLDSKDEDPLTDTSWHQSLLANTAQFTPQISQGQIRQISPSALAYLGDAIYELYARMYYLLPLQRPEAYHKMVVAQVRAETQALHLRSLTPYLTTSELEIVRRGRNAATGRPKRVNPEIYQQATSLETLIGYLYLTDLPRLTELLQKIHLEK
- a CDS encoding STAS domain-containing protein, which gives rise to MIAEPLNLTVSLRGTREARDNYQLFRLTGLLDAFSEPTFRKVLGNKIEEGPKHIILDLSQIDFVDSSGLGALVQLAKQAQTAEGTLQIVTNARVTQTVKLVRLEKFLSLQTSVEAALDNIKQS
- the carA gene encoding glutamine-hydrolyzing carbamoyl-phosphate synthase small subunit, with protein sequence MHLSDAIPALLVLADGTAYRGWSFGATATTIGEVVFNTGMTGYQEVLTDPSYCGQIVIFTYPELGNTGVNPEDEESDKPQVRGAIARNICYKPSNWRSTQSLPDYLQQHHIPGIYGIDTRALTRKIRMYGAMNGGISTEILDEAELLEQVQAAPNMAGLNLVREVTTTQVYEWSDPTIPAWEFKPETAVNNQESLTVVALDFGVKRNILRRLASYGCRVIVVPADTPAAEILKYNPDGIFLSNGPGDPSAVSEGIATAKTLLESQKPIFGICMGHQILGHALGAETFKLKFGHRGLNQPAGLTQRIEITSQNHSFAINPDSLPEAVVEISHLNLNDRTVAGLRHKSLPIFSVQYHPEASPGPHDADYLFEQFVQAMQTASQTTTAEVS
- a CDS encoding retropepsin-like aspartic protease family protein — protein: MLQPFFSRATLIVLSGAIAVGSVGCSAGKPKTGILRNQQSVVTDDLAVVQSSNKTTPAPNIPASTDLPSSVLEPSSFELGLDKAAGATSISQSAQSPDDWYLVASQYHDAIALMQKVERQSSEFAIAQTKISEYEGHMKYAIRQANTVARPSSKSVAVASQKGKVAISRPASPPSETSASSRFTIPVPPPETTELPPETSTFPLSAAISPEKVYSAPIKRRVGGTPVVSVTFNGQQQFDMIVDTGASGTVITQEMARALGVVVVGKAKANTASSKAVEFAIGYLDSMTLGGVRVNRVPVAIAGTELETGLLGHDFFGNYDVTIKRNVVEFRPQSHSDANSVGIQLTVPTLSTQYQSVGSP
- the trpD gene encoding anthranilate phosphoribosyltransferase; this encodes MTTSASAITSGGAQPIASTEPYLILQQLIDGQSLSRAQAAELMQGWLTEAVPPELSGAILTALNFKGVSAEELTGMAEVLQSQSKMGTGDWGLGTGKTSPTLSTIIDTCGTGGDGSSTFNISTAVAFVVAAYGVPVAKHGNRSASSLTGSADVLEALGVNLAADSEKVQAALPEVGITFLFAPGWHPALKAVAQLRRTLRIRTVFNLLGPLVNPLRPTGQVVGLFTPTLLETVAQALHNLGKEKAIVLHGREKLDEAGLGDLTDLAVLSGGEVKLTTVNPQEVGVTPAPITALKGGDVQENAVILKAVLQGKGTQAQQDAVALNASLALQVAGAIPLLDHAQGVTVAKEILQTGTAWTKLEQLVEFLQS
- a CDS encoding inorganic phosphate transporter, with protein sequence MWLVSIFIATLFLAYVKGANDNFKGVATLFGSRIASYQTAILWASFTTFAGALTSTIFANELVKTFSGQGIVKDAIANSPNFHIAVAIATGLTVLIATILGLPISTSHSLTGAILGGALVAVGLKANFAVLLSYFVLPLFVSPIIAIVLGAGIYSLIEYIKPKFSFPVNQRFIKIAHYISAGMICFTKGFNDTPKLVSLVMVIEYFSRQGSMITIAMAMALGGLISSQKVAETMSMKITPMNHIQGLSANIITSSLVIAASYFGLPISTTHVTVSSIFGVGLITKKNDKIVFLKIFMAWILTLPIATIIGGIIYRLLQK
- a CDS encoding Mo-dependent nitrogenase C-terminal domain-containing protein is translated as MTSFTQLHSHNDLLNPIRRWLEGIEIHNHKLAHLLCRVIPAQCPFERDIKLFGRQLFHIPPMCKLNPFYEQVVGLRFKALCYLADECGEDITAYC
- a CDS encoding class I SAM-dependent methyltransferase — encoded protein: MTNDFLKNKKFIFDRWASSYDWLLPSVFYQAVHKRLLEYVDLPERANVLDLGCGTGRLLERLATDFPHLQGTGLDLSSKMLQVARLSNRHHPRLIFIEGKAEALPFGDGQFDAVFNSISFLHYQEPKQVLQEVARVLTPGGRFYLVDITTKKEKEPQTLSISHQGIKFYSPQQREILGAVAGLSCLHHHYLLGPVLLTVFAK